The following coding sequences are from one Diabrotica virgifera virgifera chromosome 2, PGI_DIABVI_V3a window:
- the LOC114342179 gene encoding serine/arginine repetitive matrix protein 2 yields the protein MSFNRGGYSRGRSRGTGFERGRSDRGYIPREAEERSRPYGSGSEKRETMPEARGYNSFNSGTDNRKYSYSNPATDSRNPSRGRDIDEGRRESNISRKRSPYDQDRASHSYRERDSRERNTFASERKPFTSERKETYRETRGRSPFGRETSPLHRGVRERSPFRGQRNEIHRNTRERSPLHRETRGRSPFGRERSPMHREIRERSPFRGQRHDSRSNARGRSPFSNERSQIQKETRRRSPNGSVSDRSQFHHENRVTNTFASERSPLHSERNRGNSSRERTQFHRETFETNPFASERAAFSNEGSQSYPGSVGQSSFSQSYPETFGQSSYSQSYPETFGQSSYGSVNPFTSEQRQLPYGNQERNPFPSGISNTHGENQGRNPFVNERNQFQPKIDELGSISSKKDQLHGESTFNEEDDEEDDFNDEELTTSQGVEGCSNDYLSNFMIVDEDIVRKTVVVPVEYPEVRLSKFDMTVLKALLNTNIAHMAEKGIVGLSIERAINRKGACVITCKDPYTKEWLDALIPQLKTSSGKSLRTGHLRETLWSGVRATLWLPKADGANADIIIKKLGKENPGLDTRHWIIKKRKKKKNGLLLYINENDVVNLQKFNMQPLLDGKKVRISVYTPRL from the coding sequence ATGTCTTTCAACAGAGGGGGTTACTCGCGGGGAAGGTCTCGCGGTACAGGCTTTGAAAGGGGAAGAAGTGATAGAGGTTACATACCTCGTGAAGCAGAAGAGCGCAGTCGACCATATGGTTCTGGTAGCGAAAAACGTGAAACAATGCCTGAGGCCAGAGGGTACAACTCTTTTAATTCTGGCACAGATAACAGGAAGTACAGCTATTCTAATCCTGCTACAGATAGCAGAAATCCATCTCGTGGAAGAGATATAGATGAAGGGCGAAGGGAGTCTAATATTTCTCGTAAAAGAAGTCCTTATGATCAAGATCGAGCTTCGCATTCTTATAGGGAACGTGATTCTCGCGAAAGAAATACTTTTGCCAGTGAAAGAAAGCCTTTTACTAGTGAACGAAAGGAAACCTATCGTGAAACTCGAGGAAGAAGCCCCTTCGGCCGTGAAACAAGTCCACTGCATCGTGGAGTCCGCGAAAGAAGTCCCTTCAGAGGTCAAAGAAATGAAATTCACCGTAATACCCGCGAGAGAAGTCCATTGCATCGTGAAACTCGGGGAAGAAGCCCTTTTGGTCGTGAAAGAAGTCCAATGCATCGTGAAATCCGCGAAAGAAGTCCCTTCAGAGGTCAAAGACATGACAGTCGCAGTAATGCCCGTGGAAGAAGTCCATTCAGCAATGAGAGAAGTCAAATCCAGAAAGAAACCCGTAGGAGAAGTCCTAATGGTTCTGTCAGCGACAGGAGTCAATTTCATCACGAAAACCGAGTAACAAATACTTTTGCAAGTGAACGAAGTCCGTTGCATAGTGAAAGGAACCGAGGAAATTCTTCAAGGGAAAGGACACAATTTCATCGTGAAACCTTTGAAACGAACCCTTTCGCAAGTGAAAGGGCTGCTTTCAGTAATGAAGGCAGTCAATCATATCCTGGATCTGTTGGACAAAGTTCTTTCAGTCAGTCATATCCTGAAACTTTTGGACAAAGTTCTTACAGTCAGTCGTATCCTGAAACTTTTGGACAAAGTTCGTATGGTAGTGTTAATCCTTTTACTAGCGAACAAAGGCAATTGCCTTATGGAAACCAGGAACGAAACCCTTTCCCAAGTGGTATTAGTAATACGCATGGTGAAAACCAAGGAAGAAATCCTTTCGTCAATGAAAGAAATCAATTTCAACCTAAAATTGATGAACTAGGTTCTATCAGCAGCAAGAAAGATCAATTGCATGGCGAATCAACTTTTAACGAAGAGGATGATGAGGAGGACGATTTTAACGATGAGGAGTTAACTACATCACAAGGTGTTGAAGGATGTTCAAACGACTACCTTTCTAATTTTATGATTGTAGACGAGGACATCGTAAGAAAGACAGTGGTAGTTCCTGTAGAATATCCAGAAGTACGATTGTCGAAATTTGACATGACAGTTCTAAAAGCTTTATTAAATACAAACATTGCACATATGGCCGAGAAAGGTATTGTAGGGCTAAGCATTGAACGTGCTATTAATCGCAAAGGAGCATGCGTCATCACATGTAAAGATCCGTATACAAAAGAGTGGTTAGATGCTCTAATCCCTCAGTTAAAGACTAGCAGTGGTAAAAGCCTAAGAACTGGACATCTCAGGGAAACACTCTGGTCGGGAGTTAGAGCCACCTTGTGGCTTCCTAAAGCAGATGGTGCAAACGCtgacattattattaaaaaattgggAAAAGAAAATCCCGGTCTAGACACCAGACATTGGATTAtaaaaaagaggaagaagaaaaagaatggTCTACTTTTATATATAAACGAGAACGATGTCGTTAATCTGCAAAAATTCAACATGCAACCTCTATTGGATGGTAAAAAAGTGAGAATATCAGTCTATACTCCCAGATTATAA